Within the Enoplosus armatus isolate fEnoArm2 chromosome 9, fEnoArm2.hap1, whole genome shotgun sequence genome, the region CCATcatgtcttttctctctgataTTTCCTGCACACAATTCTTAATCTGgccattatttattttctgtttccccctgtaTTTCTAACCATACCCACTCTGTTTTGAATTGAATGTGAATGTCTTATTGGTCATATAACTTACTTGTGTAGGCCATTATTGCTAGTAAAAATTGGAAGGGTGCTGGGAAGGGAGGGAAGATACAAgatattcctttttttaacaCTGTAATGAATATTGTCATCACGaagtgaaaatcaataaaaaatgattgcctttcacttcctgcctcgtTCTCAATTTAAAGTATCATCAGAATCAATCACTGCAAACAACGTATTGGAGCACGCCTAGCTAATTgagatcctgtgagtgagtgagtttcacctacagctcatagagaggctttgcatctaaaaattccaggagaaaacaaaagccccacattttgtgtagctatactctatgagaatccatctttacatagtaatcaagtacacgtgtacctgtttagccaatacatttgtgataatccttcattaatcagttcaacaatgtatattcactggaatcatacatatgtatcatcgATACAAACAATCGATCAAACTGCATCTAAAGCCTAAGTTGTGGACATTGGCTTTATCCTGTCTAAAGGACTGTGGTCTTAGAGGTATAGTGTGTTTAACAACTTTCATGGTTCCTAAAGGTTACTCTAGCCTATCAAAATAACAGGCCCTTGGGATTTATTTTACTAGTCCCTAAAACATTTCCTAGCACCTATATCAAGTGCACAGGTCAATAAGAGGAGAGCTGCCATTAACGGGCGTGGCCGGTGGCAGTATCAGGCGCAGGGCTACTCAGCCTCGTGCTACACTGGAGTAAGCAGGGTAGACGTTCGGATGAAGGCAGTGAGCAGCTAGGCGTGTATCCTCGCCACCAGCTTGAATAGTTTCCAGCCACCCTATCCAGGTGATACCGGTAGGGCTGTAAACTCGGAGAGTTTACCCTAACCTTTAAACGGAGAGCTGGTCCGGTACCTCCTGAACAGGGGTTACGCGGGATCTAACAGGTGATAACTTACATTcagccaaaaaaaacactttataccttttattcaattccttccaagtattcacaTGTCCATCCAGACATGGATGGAAACTGCAACTTGACCGGTTGGTGGAAGCATACAACTGCGGGGCAGTAACTCTAGCTTgatatttcataatgttttcCTGTGCTGTACGCATGAATTCTTCAGTAATTTTAGGTCAATTCATGCACAATTACAGTTATTGACAAATGTCATTATTGTTGGACACATTgtgcaaaagcaaacaaattgaGATGGTATATgcacatatattacatattttgtaTTAGTGTCTTACTGCAGATGAAATGACAATATCTATAAgaatccaaaataaaaaaaacccatgtaAAGAATTGTACAGCCTTTTGTGGAGGTGTGCACTCTGAATGCTTTCCAGGTGAGTATGTAGTCCATGACCTTTTCAACTGAAATACCACAATCTGTGACAGGACATCATAAGATGAAATCACTCAGTATGTTCTGCTTACGAGGGAGTGATGGACAGGATGGGgtagatgagaggaggaggaacaatGACAGACGAGAGATACTGTAGTACATGTGACACGGATCACCAGCGTGGTGCAGAGATCCTGGCGATTAGTTCAAAATCACCTGGAGGGAGGATACAGGAAGGACAAACCGGTAGTGGGTGTGTCTGGTATGGGCTGCTGTCATATAAACAGGGAAAATTAAGCAGGGTGCTGTCGACTCACTTAAGACACTCCAGGGGAAGAGGATTCTTCACTCTACTGCCCATCTCAGACCGACATGGCACAGACTAAACTGGGTAAAGACATGTCCACTTTCtaaatgtgcattttcattAATCTCTGTGTTAATGACTGAACTCGAGTACTTTAATTTTCTACAAGCTATGTATACTATGCTATGTTAATTTTTACTGACTTTGGGGGGTTACAATAGTAGCATGAAAACTATTCAGACCTTTACTTTTTCTGTTGCTCCTTTTCTCTACCCTTACTATTCCAGTCATAGTTTAATGTCATTAAGAGTTAAAGTCACATGCAGAGTGTGAACAGATAGGAATCATGGCAGCATGGTGTCTCTGCTGGTTAAACCTGATCAACGAGTCTGTTGTAAGTCTCTGACTGCAGGCTCGTAATGCATTACAGACACATGGTGACTTTAGTTACTTACACATCTCAACAGAAAGTCATTAACTGGTACATGTGTATGAAGAAATAGGAATTCTGTATCATTTAACACATCAATAATTCAACCTTTGTCCAGACATTGAAAGGTTTCACATTTCATGTATTATCATGTTGTCGTGAAGAGCAActgtccaaaataaaatgtcctctACTTTATTATGcgaaagaaaatcaaagaaatcaAGAAAATCAATAACTCTGGTTATATACTCTGGATATATGTGACTCGGGTCACATACATCTTCATACCAGTGCAATGGGCCTCATGCAGGAAGTGATATACGAAGAAATTTCCTCTTATTTTTGTTCGTATCCACgatttgttcttattttgttaGTACCCATTGATTTCTGGGATTCACTAAGAGAAAGATTTATGAGTGGTCGAGAGCACTCTTACcaagataagaaaaaaacatctcacagTCCACAAATTGTTTGTCCAATGCaagaatacatacattttaaatttgagggtcataaaaaaaaaccaaatatcATATCAGcaaatttatattattatatgtttttgaGTAATTATAATGATTGGATTATTACATTGGTGGGCTAAAGAAATACTAATGGTCCATTGATCCCAATTAAGACTATAAAAGTTTTTGGATTAGGCAATACggtttttctttgcttccattttcatgtcaaaccatttctatttttttcattcaagttAATTTAACAATACCTCGATTTCGCTACTGCTGAAGTTCTTCTTACAGCCTTtttttggtgtcatttttcCAATTCTTGGCCATGTGCCAGAGTATTTACACACGGCACAACACTGGTCCTTATATAGTGTTTAGGGGGCGTTACCTATGCTAATATCAAACAATCGACCATGTGCCTCCAATTTATGATCAAGTGGGATTTATCATTCAGCACACCTAGGTAAGAGCAGATTTGGATGGTTAAGAACGTTTGGTGCATCTGGAGTTGACTTCggttatttttttctcttagcagaaaattaagaaaaaaatataagagaagagaagaagaagagaaccATTGCCATGGTCCAAGACTGTGCAATAGTGAAGTAAAAGCACAATCCAACCAGTGGTGCcatctttttgtactttttcaaCTTATGAaggaaacagcaacaacaagagAATAATTTATGATTATGTAAATATTAAGTACATAGCCTATTATCAAACATTACATCCTGCTAAACAAGTAAGCAAAATACCCATCAAGtaaaaattcaatcaaaaagaaaactgaattaGAGAAccttggaaaagaaaaacaaataaccaAAGTTGAAAGAAGGGAAACCCCACAAATGATCTCAACATCACATTAAATAACACTTCCTCTGTGGTTTACAGTTTTGTTCATCTAATTTTTCAGGAGCTAGGAGCCCTTTAATGGAGGCAGTGCTAGGGTTTGCACTGGGAGCAATGGGAGGCTGCATACTCGGAGCCATGGAGGATCCAGTGGACAACACCCTGTCAGTGATGACTGCAGCCGGTCCACTGAAaccagtgatggaggaagtcAGGACAGTGGGTGCTCTGGGGCTGGGGACCCTTATTGGAGCCACAGCACTGACCACAGCGATGACCTCAGTAGTAGCTGGTGTGATTCTGGCAGCAGCGGTAGCTTCAGTGTTCGTGGCCACGAGGAGCTGCAGTGCCTCTCACACCGACTCTTTTGGCTTGTGGGCATCAGCAGGACTCGCTGGGGCCTTCGGGACCACTCTCAGCGGAGCCACACTCGGAGTCACTATTGAATGGACTGTGAAGAATTATGGCATGGTGGGCCTTCTGTGGGCGCTGAGCATATTCACGGTGCTCAAACCGCCGTTGCACTTTGTATTTAAGATCCTctggaaggagggagaggcCTGTTGTACTCTGGGATCTACAATCTGggacagtgagagaaaacagaTTGAGTTTACAGAgttgcagcagagagagagagtggctgTGCAGGTGGAGCAGAGGATCATGCAGCTGGAGAAGGGAGGCAGCACCAACCAGATGGAGCACAGGATGACATGGGTCACTGAGcaaaggcagagggaggaaatagagaggaagaagatggagagtgaagaggcagagatggagcaAAGAACCATCCAAGACTGGATCAACACAGTGGTGGTGAAACATGTGGACTTCTTGGCTTTCTCAGGGATACCAATGACAGTTGTTGCCGTAGTAACATCAGGATTTGGGGTGTTTGGTTATGGAGGCCACCAGTCTGTGTTTATAGTGCTTCTGACTTTGGTTGCAGTCATAGCCTATTTACTTCTCAAATCTTCAGACTTTAAGTTCTGGATGTTGGTAGGATGCATGGGAATGCTCGCAACGTTTGTCATCGCCATGCTCACCCTACATGCCGGGCAGGTGGTCGTAACAACTGCCATGAAGATGCAAGTGGCAGGGCAGAGCCAGTCCAGAGAACACATCAGTGCTCGTATGAACCATCAGTCCTCTCTGGAAGCTTTGAACGCAGCTTTCTTTGTGGCAAAATTGTGTGAACTAGCTTTGGGGGCTACAGTGGGGGGACCACTGGTGAGACGAGCAGCTGGTGAGGTGAAAGTCATAGCCGGGGCAGCTTTAGTGGCATGGGGTTTACTGGCCGGGCTGGAGGTTTTATCCCCGGTGCTGGGAGAAGGGGGGAAAGCCGGGGCACTGCTGGGGGTGGTGGGGGCAGCAGGGGTGTCTGTGGGTGCTGCGGCAGCTGTGGCTGGAAGGTGGTCCTCATGGCTAGGAACTTTGGGAACAATTGCAGGGTTGGTTATAGGAGCATTAGGGATGGGAAAATGGCATATTGTCAACATTGGACTGCAAGTGCCTGTGGCCTATGTCTTTGCTATGACCAATCCATTTTAACGCGAAACATGTTAAGATCCCATAGGCCTACTGTAAAAGATGTTGTCAATGCATTATGAGTTGCCAGTGTTTCATCCACTCTAGTTGCCTGTTTTGAGTTACTATACTTTCAAGGAAATGTGTAGTCAtatgatatatttttcttacagtcaacaaatcccatgtgcAGAGCAAAACCAGCAGTGAttgtatctactaacaagtattgtgtgtgtatcacagtcTGATATATcttaaactattaaaaatgagccacactgttgcactgagtgacatgttccttcattgccatgaacacacacacacacagtagtttattttgactcaatcccacatgcaccgtcctgctgccccaaatattCACTAGAggaccaaatgtggattaatccgcagctgaaaatagtccccaacaaatgcacaaatttcctcctgtttgagtaatgtttgaaaaaactgcagcgagcagctgttttaggaaatgactgaacccttttttgaaaatgaaatcttgtatttaagatttacatcttcagtaggaacagctgagtgccacagacagtgtaaagaagtcagaaagtattgagagatggactaaggcggcattcagaccaaatctgGCGTTGCGGCGAAAATGGCAGTcgtcccattcattttgaatgagggtaGTGCGTTCAGGCTGTAGCGGTCGTAACCGCGGGGGGCAGCGCAGCTGCAGCGAAAAGTTGAGATGgtttcaacttttggagaaacgcaaccCCATGTCATGCTGCGATCAGATCAGAAGACACCCATGAGAAGAAGAATCTTTTTTAGCTTTTAccaaaagtaaatgtgtgtttttaatccgTTGATGGGGACAGGCAATCACTCATACAAGCCAGCATACTAGCAGCCCGGGTCAGGggttaaagttcttcttcttcttctcttttgttgtttggcaAACTGCTTGTAAGTGCATTACCACCACCCTCAAAATCCCAAAATCCAAATCCTGTCTTTTAACACATACTAAAAGCACTACAAACTGTGTTTGAATTACATATTTATGAGAATCTGGGTAACTTAATGAGATAAGACCCATGCATTTAACTGCAAAggtaaaaaaacccaaaattgTACCATCCACCAATCATTCTTAGGAATCTTAATACAACAACACACCTGTGTTGGTTTGAATGGGGTTCTAGTCACCAACACCCAGGCAAGCCAGATGTAGTGGTGTAGTTCTAAAGTGGAGCAGCTGATGACACTTTAGAATCAGCTCGAAAGAAGAAATAAGACGGGACACCaggatgagtgtgtgtcacaTAGAGTACAAAAAAGGATTGTcgtaaaatattattttatattgacGCTGAAAAACCAATGTCTGAAgaagtaaatgttttatgtttactATGTTTTTTATGAGCCAATGCATTCTGTCAAAATGTCACCCATTGAAGGAACTCTCTGTTCTATGTATGACCTGGGGAAAGGATGGATTACAGAACAGGCCTATTGGGAACAGGCCCAGGGGCCCAAGATTGAGATTAATGGCTTTTCCATTCATGGTAGTATCACTTGCACGTGGTAAGTAGTATGTGACAGAATGTGGCAAAACTTGTATTTCATGGTGAACCACCACCTGTCTGAACTCCCAGctacagatgaagaaaaagaaaattcagcTGTAAAATACAAAGGAATTCAAACTCCCAGCATCCGTGTCATTTTTGGTGGAATGTTTTATTAGAGCAGATACACCagtaaacaaatgtattgtttctTGAAAGCATGTGTTCATTATGTGTTAATTTCTTATTTGAGCTTCCCCTCAGAAACCACTGATATTAAAGCAGTAAAGCAACACCAGCATCATTCTGACTGACAAAAACATGAGTGAAAACATgtctgatgaaaaaaaatatatatatattgaatacAAATTagtgaaaactacaaaactataaaaatgcaatacGCAACACAATATATTACCTCAGTACCACTTttttgcctcctcctcttttaaGCATTTAAggtgcattactgccacctactatgtttttctgtctcttcaacCTATTTCCTGCTTTATCATGTGACACAGAGCAGTCACATGGTACTCAGTTTACCTTACCAGGAAGCAATAGATGTTACAGCTCAGGGGAAAATCCAGGAAGAAGGCAGAGAAGGCATGTGCCTGCAAAAACAATACTGACACTGATTGTTGAGATCAGCCGTGTGCAAGCTGAAGCTTCAGGTAAACAGGTAGGAGACCCTCATATATTCAGTAATGTTTAGAATGTGTGTTAATGGGATCTCGGCTGCTCAAGTGTTCTttgtctcacagagctgctccaATAACATGTTCTTCGCTGGCCAAGATGTTCTACATAATTCATGTAGTAAtaaggaaacaaaacatttggggggagtgggggtggTGGGTGTCATCTCATTTAAGAGCTGctaatttcatttgttttggtcTATCTCCGGAGCTGTATTTTCCATGGTGATCTAAATGTTGTTCAAGAACACTTTGAAATATCACATGAATCTCAATGTAATTATATAAActcatctattttttttattatcttattatctCATTTGGAACCATTTCAGAGTTATGCTGTAAATTCTGAAATGTTTCcaaatgagatgagatgagtATACGCAAGTTCACATTTTGTACGTCAAAATTAGTCGGCTAAATGTCCAACTGATCGCTCACATAACTCATCAAATcatatcaaatcaaattgttAGCTTAcgtcccagcatgcattgtaTTCTGCAGAAAGCCTCTTTCTTTtgcactgtaaaacatcatacaggaacaataatataatataataatatacaagttttattcatttgaagatAAATAACcttaaaattattttcataCCACTTCAGAACATATAAGCATGAGTTGTTCTAACTTGAAGGTTaggtttttaaatgaacatgattAGCATATTAGCTGCTtaccaaaatgcattgtttgaGAGTTAAAACTCTCCAGTGACTCCCCTGTTTGTGGCTTGAAGAAAACAGGCATGCAACTTGCTGTGTGTCCTTAATAGATATTAAGATAAATCTTGGTTGTTTCTTTTCATAATAGTAAAAACTGAACCTAGGTTAGTATCGAATTCAGTCTGTAGTCCCTTACACTCATAATTTAACAAGATCACTGGGAGCAGCTTCGTCTTACAAAAGTCCGGGTCAGACCACAATGTCAGTTGGACCATTTTAGGACATATAACTATCAAGCTGTTAATCCAGATGTATAAAGTTGCaatgcatactgtatacataaACCATAGCAGAATAGCTAAAGAGGcctgttgatgatgatgacaacatATTTTGACATCAGTGGAACTCTCGGGAGGTCCAAGTGACGGTTACATCGGGTAACGTTGCAGCCGTTCATTTTTTCCCATTACTGGTATGCATAACAGAGCATGGCAGTTATCCATTCGTTCAATCAAATGTGATAACACTAATCAACTTTGGCAAGATAGTGCCAGGGTAGAGGGCTCTCACTGACATGTATGAAATTCCTTTTAAAGTCCTTGAGCTTCTTCAGAAGAGTGGAGACATGGGGATTGACTGTGACAGACTTCTTCTGCACTACTCTCCCTGTCCTCTTGGAGGCGATCTTGCCCTGACTGGcctgtgtccctctctctgggTTGATGCCAATGAAAGGACTGAAAAACACAGTAGTCTGAGATTAGAGGTTGGATAGAAATAAAGTCTGCCGCTATATAAGTTCCCATGTCCCTCCTTACGCAGTGACAGCTCTCGCTTGTTTGAGGGCTCTGTCACAGACTTTTGAAGCCATTTATGCACACTTTTCGTAAGTATGCACCTTTGCAGACTTTGCTAAAGGCAAAGACCTACACTGCATAGCGTAACATTAAAATGGAACAACAGCAGAATTGTGcatcataaaaaaatatgtacaatgaGTTGGCAAGATGGCATTTTCCTTTTAACTATACCACAGTTTTACTTATCAACAGGCAGGGTTGGAGCTCTCACACACTTATGGTGATGTCACAGGTGACGTCGGTTTGAAGGTGCCCAGGAGTTTCTGACACAATGTAAGTGTGCCTGCTTGAGCTAAAATGGCAGGTGCAAGCACTAGTTAAAATGGCTTAAACTGTTGTCTGGGAGGTGCGGACAAAGTTGAAGCACTGAAAGGGTGCGAAGCATGAGAAGTTCAGGTGTctttttcagtgtgaaaatgacaaGAGCTGAAAATGAGTTGAAGTGAAATTTTCGTTTCAAGTTTAACGCTGTTGCGACAGTTTGTGTACAACACTGAAAGTAGTTGAGCAGTAAAGGGCAAAAGCAGCTGCAATGTCAGTTTATACCTAAGtcatgaaagcagttgaaatgtaatttgatGATTAAACACTGAAGGCGGTTGAACTGTCCATTTCATTGTGCTATACAcacaaatgtctgaaaaaaaactgtaaaacataaaCTGCCATTTAtcaaaaaacattcaaagatGTATGTATTTTCCACCTTGGCAAGAAGAACattctgtatgtgtgcttgtttgtgagTAAATATTTAGTGaatctttctttttcacatttcttcttttagaAATGGGGCTCTTAGCAGTAACTCCGCTCCTTGGCCTGATCTCATTGACTGTAGCCCTAGACAATGGATTGCTGAAGACTCCACCTATGGGATGGATGGCCTGGGAACGCTTTCGCTGTGATATTGACTGTCAAGATGACCCAGAGAACTGCATCAGGTATGATCAGTTGGGGAATTTCTCTGAATTAGCTCATCCTGCATATTCTGAGCAAAGATACTGAAAGCTTAATCACTTACAAGATAAAGGACGTAGAAACCAATAAAGGTTGCTGGATGAGTTGGATGGATGAGACTCAGAAGCCTGAGTTGTGATGGGGGCTGTTGATATTTTGCTGCCAAGGGTTCTGGAACAATCATTTGTGCTTTCTTTCAATCCTCATGCTAAAGTGCTTGAGGAGCACATATGACGCCAATGCCAGGCTACATTGCAATGATTGTTttgaaacatactgtatgtgtagacagttttgaaaatgaacataGTACATGTTGTTATTACTTTGTTGTCAAAGCAGTTTAATGTTAAGTTGTTTACTTATGTTCATTGTTCATTATCTTTTCATCTCCAGAAAACAAATCACTAACCCATGGCCGCTCTCATCTTCTGCAGAGATGATGACTATGATGACCATGACTAATGATTTAACCTTCTACCATATTTAATTGAAATCTtattgaaaatgcaaatgatgcAGAAAATCTGACTTGAatgtatatgaatgtgtttCATGCATGTCTGACAAACTCTGCCTTCCTTTCCTCTGTTCGTCCTGTCCACAGCGAGGATCTGTTCAGAGACATGGCTGACCGGCTGGCTGAGGACGGCTGGAAGGAGCTGGGCTATGAGTATG harbors:
- the LOC139290018 gene encoding uncharacterized protein is translated as MAQTKLGARSPLMEAVLGFALGAMGGCILGAMEDPVDNTLSVMTAAGPLKPVMEEVRTVGALGLGTLIGATALTTAMTSVVAGVILAAAVASVFVATRSCSASHTDSFGLWASAGLAGAFGTTLSGATLGVTIEWTVKNYGMVGLLWALSIFTVLKPPLHFVFKILWKEGEACCTLGSTIWDSERKQIEFTELQQRERVAVQVEQRIMQLEKGGSTNQMEHRMTWVTEQRQREEIERKKMESEEAEMEQRTIQDWINTVVVKHVDFLAFSGIPMTVVAVVTSGFGVFGYGGHQSVFIVLLTLVAVIAYLLLKSSDFKFWMLVGCMGMLATFVIAMLTLHAGQVVVTTAMKMQVAGQSQSREHISARMNHQSSLEALNAAFFVAKLCELALGATVGGPLVRRAAGEVKVIAGAALVAWGLLAGLEVLSPVLGEGGKAGALLGVVGAAGVSVGAAAAVAGRWSSWLGTLGTIAGLVIGALGMGKWHIVNIGLQVPVAYVFAMTNPF